The genome window CACATAACTTGTTCAGGATGCTGCATGTATGAAATGGCCGCGTTCAAGTCTGCATTCAAAGCTTTCGTAAGTCACTCATGCGTTTTTCATGAACTTAGTATTAAGTCTTAACTATGCTTTTACAGCAGTATGTGAAGCAGTTAATTATCGACGCTAAAACTTTATTTATGAGCAGGACATGCAGTCTCTGatcaacaaaataaataaatccaTTGTGTCTCCACTCCCTACCATGTATTCTGGAACATTGTGAGTTATTCATTTTACCATATAATTTAGTTTTTCACTTTTGtcacttttttttatttaacttcTCTAACTTTTACTTATCTGTTTATAGCCGAGGACTTATTAAGAGTATGCTGCGGAAAAACCCAGAAATGAGACCAAGCGTATGTAAATCTGTTACCTTTTCTTTTTAAAGTAAAAAATGTCGttttcgtccatgaggtttggccagttttgcgattttcgttcaaaggtttgttttttcgcatctggataaaaaatgtttgaaatcttgccattgcatccggctcgttaactccatctatttttttccgttaagtcaagggtagttttgtctttttgttaacttaaagggcaagtcggtctttttcactttatgtaaataAGCGAATACCCTTAAAAAAAGACTGAATTACCCTTTAAGTTaaaaaaaagacggaaataccccagacttaacggagaaaaacggatggagttaacgagccggatgaaaatggtaagatttcaaaccttttggatccagacgTGGAAAAGCAAatctttggatgaaagtcgcaaaactggccaaaccttagggacgaaaatgacattttactctttctTTTATTATAGAAGCAATCTTATATGGAATCTAATCTGCAGGCTGCTGATTTGCTCAAACATTCACATCTACAACCATATGTACTTAAACTCCATCTTAACATCAACAGGCCTAGACGCCATACGCTTCCAGCCCAGTGGCCCGATTACAACTACGAAAAGAAAACCACGTTCATTGAGCCCGAACCCAGACCCGTTCATTATCACAACGGTAAAAGACCGTCTTTTAGCAGTGACAGGGGTTTGAATCCTAGTATATCCGAACACGATCAATATTCTTCGTATTCTCAAACGTCAACAAGAAAGCTATCCATTGGCAGTGTTGAAGAATATATACAAACAGAGAAGTTAGTAGCTGCCAGGTCAGCAAATGCTGTTAGAACTCCAAGAGTCACTCCTGTAAAACCTTCTGTTATCACTCCCAGAAGACACATTGCTTCACCAAATGTGATAAGACGGAGTTCAGATCGTAATGTGGTAAGTTTTTGTAAACGAAATAATATCGGTTTTGAGTTTAAAAGTTCAGAAACTGTTGAAACCGACTTAACCGTCTtatgttaatttttttagtaaatgtcattttcgtccatgaggtttggccagttttgcgactttagtccaaagatttgttttttttttgtttgcatCTGGGTCCAAAAGGTTTGAACCTTGTTaattccatccatttttctctgttaagtcaggggtatttttgttGTTTTGGCTAACTTAAAAGGCAGATCGGTCTTTTttactttatgtaaaaagaccaaatatctctgaaaaagaccgaattgccgtTTAAGTTAACAATAAATACGTAAGTACCCCTGACTAAACCGAgaaaaatggacggagttaatgagccggatgaaaatggcaagatttcaaacattttgaatccagatgcgaaaaaacaaatgtttggacaaaagtcgcaaaactcagggacgaaaatggcattttactctaatgtTTATAATAGCAGTTTTTACACTTATATACCACCTAACCATTATGTTAATATCTGTTCTGTTTTCAGCTTCCGATATCGCAAACTCCGACCAGCATATCGTCGCGAACAGCTCGTCGGACATCTTTACCCTTATCAACACGTGCCACGAAGCCACATTTGGGGTTCGAATCACCAGACGTATCAGTCAACGCTCCGCGGATCGACAAAATGACCGATTTACCCTTAACGTACACACAATCACCCGTGATCATACCAGCCCGCAAAACTTCTTCAACATCTGCCCAATGTTCTTCTGCTACTTCTTCAAACACAAACACCATCCCGGACCGGTCCATTACAATCGACATGTGTACAGTCAAGACCGTGAACCCCAGCCAAAGCAACCAAACATGCGCGAGTGGGGCTCATTCTACAAACAACAGGAGCGATGACACGTCATCGGATTTAAGGGGACATAGGTGTAGGTTTGACACCTCATCATACCAACAACGAGCAGAGGCGTTAGAAGGCTTGTTGGAGTTCAGTGCACAGCTTATGCAACAAGAACGGATAGAAGAGTTGGCAGTTTTGTTGAAACCGTTTGGGCCCGAAAAGGTGTCTCCTAGAGAAACCGCAATTTGGTTGTCAAAGAGCTTGAAGAGAACCGGAGGCGCAACAGGAACCGGAGCTAACGTTGTGGGGAATTCGTAGTCGGTTTGTGTTTGGTAACCTTTGTCACATTTTGTTGTTTGTTCATGTAATCATGTGGTTGTGTAGACTGTAGAGCTGAACTGTAATGAGGCTAGTTGTGAACTACTTGTTCATGTAACTTAGGATGAGACCATCTCACTTGAGTCGAGTCTATGTACCATTACCGATAATTGGTGTGGAAAGTGAAGGCAGACACGAGCCTCGGTGGGATCCTCGATCATGGTGTTTAGGTAATCGATCGAATGTTACTTCTAGTTCTAACTTGTTTGGTGTTGGATCATATTAACGTCGGACTATGGACGTTGCGTACCATGTGTTCTTTGAGATCTGAAAATGCAACCAAAATGGTTTCACAGATTGCTCAGGGTTGTTCAAATAGCTTGTGATTCGTTTAGAATTAGCTTATAAAATCTTAAGTAAAATCAGCTCGAGCTAATTCGGCTAGAGCCATTGGCTTGTACGTACATTTAAACCGGTTTGGAGTACAAAAACAAGTTTCGCCCCAAACCGAATCGTTTTTTTAACGGGCAAACTGGTTCGGGTTATCAATTTATTTTAGGGTTGGAATGGATCGGGTTCAAATTGGTTTAGAGCACTAAAACCCTTTTTTTTTGGATCCGGCCCAAATTGATTTGGGTTGAAAATAGTTCTCAACACAAGAGTTCTGAACTTATGCCAAACCCTTAAACTGGTTCGGGCCCAAACCGGTTTTTTGGGATCGGGCCTCCAAACCGAATTTTTACATCTTTAGCTTTCTcgtgtatataaaaaaaaatcccaGACTATTAAAGCCCAACTAGAAAAGCCcaaaaatattaatattaatattatatcAAATGTTATTACATTGAAAATTGGATTGGGTAATAAACAAATGAATTAGAATTAACACGGTTATTTTAAAATTCAATGGTTTATAAAGAAAAAAGGTAAAACTTATTTGTGTTTGAgcttagagttaaatgtcattttagtctctgtggtttgggtcattttgtcagtttagtccaaatgtttcatttatCACCTAtgtgtccaaaaaggtttcaccgttgccattttagtcaattgggttaacttcatccattatttctgttaacgagaagggcaatttggacattttatatggtcgaattgcctTTCTAgctaacagaattacatataaaatgatcgaattgcccttctcgttaacagaaaaatggatgaagttaatccagtagattaaaatggcaacggtgaaaacCTTATTGGACCCACAggcaaaaaatgaaacctttgaactaaactgacaaaatggtcTAAAACCACACGACTAAAATAGCATTTAACTCTTGAACTTATTTATTTTtctatacataaatattaataGAAGATTGATAATAATAAAGTTAAGACAACACTCCTTTTGAGTAAACTTCAatttttgtccctgtggtttgctgaTTTTAACACTTCCAGTCCAATAGTTTATAAATTACATTTATCATCCATTAATTTCCTGATTTTAACAGTTTTAGTCCACACCACTGACCCTGATATGGACTGAAACTGTTAAAATcaggaaactaatggactgaaactgtTAAAATCAGGAAACTAATGGATGATAAATGTAATTTATAAACTATTGGACTGAAAGTGTTAAAATcagcaaaccatagggacgaaaattGAAGTTTACTCACTCCTTTTTTACTGTTTCTTTTACATATTATcgaaatttgaatttgaatttgaaacgATAATATCCAGCCTTTCATGGCACACTATCCTATATGTACGTGTGATGGGGAAGAAAATCAATTTTCGtcaatcaaatcaaaatgtacaatatgtatgtatgtataaacaATAATATTATCTACATTAAAAGAGTTCAAGTAAAAAAGCAAATAAACCCACAGCCTATTTACATTTTTCAATGTaaatttaggggctgtttggtagcctcttaatgaccattcagatgctacatcttaatggtttaaaacctctgaatgaataagaggtaacctcaagtctgaatggttaagaggtaacctctgaatggtaaatcatcacatgtcacattcttctaccttctcattggtaaaattcttaatggttccattaagaggtagcctcttaatgaccattcagagactaccaaacagccccttagatgTTTTGATGCAGAACTCATACTTTTTATCACATATACCAGTTAAactattaaataaatattttgttttgttttgttttatagtaagggtatttttgtcatttcactcTCACTTAACTaagaaaactaactgatgttaggcctaaggactatccgagaacgaatATGCAAAAATTGgagactatagctgtaattttagaagtgtagggactataggtgaaatctTGACAatccatagggactatccggacaCTTTTCAAGGATCAAATATTAAAGGTGGTCGTTTAATAATGAGATAAATTTGTAAACAATACAGACGATATACGTATTTTTTGCAAGTATTTTCGGATTTTCCCTGAATCAATATGAATAGTCAAATTAACATATAGATAAACTCTAATGTTATTTAGTATTCAAATAAATTAAGTTACAACTTAGGGTGCACGGGGTGTAAGCGGGGAGTCCATTTGGTGACCCCATTCACCTaaggggaacaccgccgccatcacttAGGTGAGTGGTTTAGGGGAGTGAAATGGGTGGGGATTCAccgaagagagggggaggagagagggaggagagaggatGAGTGGACCAATAAGaagttttctttctttttttttcttttttttttaataaaaaaccaagtcacctaagagggaagtgccgccatcaatttagggtgttaggggagtttaagaggggagttgacgtggcacacgaggattggtttggcgtaagagaggggactcacctcttaggtgagcaccccttacacccttataaACACCTTTAGCGTGGGCCGTGGCAAGATGTCAAGAAGTTAATGGTTATCAAATATTGACAAATTACATCATATGCTATAAATATAAGACCATCTTCAACAGGGCTATATGGACACCCTACTTTCTCCTCAACGTTAGAGCTGCCCAACCTACCTATCacatttttttctattttatggATCAAACAGACCTCTCCCTTCCTCTCCCCTCCCCCCTTTTCACAATCCTATACGAATGACTCTCGTACTCACGGGCCCAACCCCTTGCTCTCCCATCACATTAGACAAATATGACTCATGGATCTGCCACATCCTCACATTGAAGATATCAAACAATATGGTTTCACATATGGCTTAGGGCTCTTCAAATAGCTTGTGACTTGCTTAAGATTAGCTTTTAAAATCTTAGGGGCTGTTTTATAACTCTTAATAGGGTTTTTAATGGTTTAGACcatttactggttcagcacttaatggtttaaACTGTTTCTTTCACGAGCAATtgtctgaatgattcagacatttgcctctaaatggttaagcattatggttaagacctcttatctgaattggtcaaacgtttgcctctgaacggttaaatattatactggctcttaaagattcagacatcttactggttcggCACTTAacggttcaaacctcttactggttcaacacttatccattaagaagttgccaaacaaccccttaattAAAATAAGCTCGACCAGTCGACCTAATTCGGCTAGAGCGATTTGCCCGTACATATTTTTAAACCGGTTGGACCTccttgttgtgtatataaaaaaTCTCAGTCTACTAAAGCCCAACTAGAAAAGcccaaaaaataataatattatcaAATGTAATACTTTTAAAATCGGATTGGGTCTCTTAAAAGTTCACacagttttttttcttttttttttttttaaatttaatggtTTATCAACATAAAAGGTAAAATTATTTGTGTTTGAACTTATTTATATTTCAATACATAATAGATATTAATAAAAGATTGACAATGATAGTTAAAAAAATactcattttttactgtttctTTCACATATTATCGATCATCAAACCTTAATATTTGAAACCGTAACGTCCAACCTTTCACGACACACTATCCTATATGTACGTGTAATGGGTAAGAAATTTTGATTTTCTTCAATCATATCAAAAtgtacatatgtatgtatgaacACTCAAATAGTCAAATCAATATGTCGAGATTGATTATCTTACTACAAAAGCTACATAACAATAATataagagttaactgccattttcgtccctgtggtttggtcactttggccatttcagtccatttttaaaAAATGCgtcattttcctccccgacgttctggaaaggtgccatttcagtccaaaaatcataacccagttaagtcagttagtaaacaAGGACTGATtatgtaaatttgtaacataaaggactgattatgtaaatttgtaacaccaccaccactccgctgccaccaccaccaccaccgccaccaccgccaccacagccactgccaccaccaccaccaccgccggaaccaccaccatcaacgtcaTTTTGGTTTTTGTGTGTATGAAAGATTTGAACTTGTATGAAAGATTCTGCGTCCAAAACCAAAACCCGTTTCACGCTGCTTCAAACAGTGACAAAGGTGACAACAGTGGAGATGGTATGATGGTAATTATGATGAATGACGGGAATGATGTCCGATGATGACAACAATGGTGACCGGAGTTGCAGGTTAGCCGGAGATGAGAAGGGTGGTCGGAGAATGGTGCTACGGTGGTGAAAGTGATCGACGGGGAGGTGTGCGATGGAGATATAAAGGTTGTCGGGTTATGCGGAACGATGGTGGTCGCCGGAGTGAGGGGTGAAAAACAATGATGTTCGGAGTGATGACCGGAGAAGATGGTGATGTTGCAGGTTTGAGCGATGATGAACGGTGATGAACGGACAGTTGCCTTATGTCGAAACAATAGTGATGAATGGAGATTGCGGTGAGCGGAATCAGAATCGGTTTTTCGGGAAGTTATGTTTCGAACAGAAGTTGCAGGAGATGAACGTTGAAGATGATCTTGTTTCGGAAGCTTTCGAATGGTGGTGATGAACGGAGCCGAGCTGTGATCACCGGAACCTGCAACTTCACCGGAACCTGCAACTTCATCCGA of Helianthus annuus cultivar XRQ/B chromosome 1, HanXRQr2.0-SUNRISE, whole genome shotgun sequence contains these proteins:
- the LOC110864802 gene encoding serine/threonine-protein kinase Nek2 isoform X1, which encodes MENYEILEQIGKGSFASALLVRHKHENKRYVLKKIRLARQTDRTRRSALLEMELISTVQNPFIVEYKDSWVEKGCYVCIVIAYCEGGDMAEAIKKANGVHFSEEKLCKWLVELLVALDYLHVNHIIHRDVKCSNIFLTRDQDIRLGDFGLAKMLTSDDLASSVVGTPSYMCPELLADIPYGSKSDIWSLGCCMYEMAAFKSAFKAFDMQSLINKINKSIVSPLPTMYSGTFRGLIKSMLRKNPEMRPSAADLLKHSHLQPYVLKLHLNINRPRRHTLPAQWPDYNYEKKTTFIEPEPRPVHYHNGKRPSFSSDRGLNPSISEHDQYSSYSQTSTRKLSIGSVEEYIQTEKLVAARSANAVRTPRVTPVKPSVITPRRHIASPNVIRRSSDRNVLPISQTPTSISSRTARRTSLPLSTRATKPHLGFESPDVSVNAPRIDKMTDLPLTYTQSPVIIPARKTSSTSAQCSSATSSNTNTIPDRSITIDMCTVKTVNPSQSNQTCASGAHSTNNRSDDTSSDLRGHRCRFDTSSYQQRAEALEGLLEFSAQLMQQERIEELAVLLKPFGPEKVSPRETAIWLSKSLKRTGGATGTGANVVGNS
- the LOC110864802 gene encoding serine/threonine-protein kinase Nek2 isoform X2 — translated: MENYEILEQIGKGSFASALLVRHKHENKRYVLKKIRLARQTDRTRRSALLEMELISTVQNPFIVEYKDSWVEKGCYVCIVIAYCEGGDMAEAIKKANGVHFSEEKLCKWLVELLVALDYLHVNHIIHRDVKCSNIFLTRDQDIRLGDFGLAKMLTSDDLASSVVGTPSYMCPELLADIPYGSKSDIWSLGCCMYEMAAFKSAFKAFDMQSLINKINKSIVSPLPTMYSGTFRGLIKSMLRKNPEMRPSAADLLKHSHLQPYVLKLHLNINRPRRHTLPAQWPDYNYEKKTTFIEPEPRPVHYHNGKRPSFSSDRGLNPSISEHDQYSSYSQTSTRKLSIGSVEEYIQTEKLVAARSANAVRTPRVTPVKPSVITPRRHIASPNVIRRSSDRNLPISQTPTSISSRTARRTSLPLSTRATKPHLGFESPDVSVNAPRIDKMTDLPLTYTQSPVIIPARKTSSTSAQCSSATSSNTNTIPDRSITIDMCTVKTVNPSQSNQTCASGAHSTNNRSDDTSSDLRGHRCRFDTSSYQQRAEALEGLLEFSAQLMQQERIEELAVLLKPFGPEKVSPRETAIWLSKSLKRTGGATGTGANVVGNS